From Streptomyces sp. NBC_00683, one genomic window encodes:
- a CDS encoding aldehyde dehydrogenase family protein, with protein MKPPAPSTLTLKPHTTWPEAWQRARAAAPEAFQDDHVRNLWAATWHQDGRTLPATSPVDNTPIVGPPRLDATTAQQAVRASLDQHRAWRHIPLPERRARVGAALDALAEHRELLALLLVWEIGKPWRLARADVDRAIDGVRWYADHMDRLLAARTPLPGPVSNIASWNYPMSVLVHAMLVQALAGNAVIAKTPTDGGVACLTLACALAAREGIPLTLVSGSGSELSAPLVRSPEIGCVSFVGGRDTGARIATAVADLGKRHILEQEGLNTWGIWNYSDWPSLTAVIPKLFDYGKQRCTAYPRFVVQRTLFADFLAAYLPAVRGLRTGHPLAVEHPTDPLPDLDFGPLINAAKAKELADQVAEAIDRGAVPLHHGSVADARFLPGQDTSAYLHPVTLLNPPSSSPLHHAEPFGPVDTIVLVDTEAELLAAMNASNGALVATLSTDDPATYERLAPQIRAFKTGHGKPRSRGDRDELFGGFGASWRGAFVGGELLVRAVTEGPAGERLPGNFPDHHLMP; from the coding sequence ATGAAACCCCCAGCACCCAGCACCCTCACCCTCAAACCCCACACCACCTGGCCCGAAGCCTGGCAACGCGCACGCGCCGCCGCCCCCGAGGCCTTCCAGGACGACCACGTCCGCAACCTATGGGCCGCCACCTGGCACCAGGACGGCCGCACCCTCCCCGCCACCAGCCCCGTCGACAACACCCCCATCGTCGGACCGCCCCGCCTGGACGCGACGACCGCCCAACAGGCCGTACGGGCCTCCCTCGACCAGCACCGCGCCTGGCGCCACATCCCCCTCCCCGAACGCCGCGCCCGCGTGGGCGCCGCCCTCGACGCACTGGCCGAGCACCGCGAGCTCCTCGCCCTCCTCCTCGTCTGGGAGATCGGCAAACCCTGGCGCCTCGCCCGGGCCGACGTCGACCGAGCCATCGACGGTGTCCGCTGGTACGCCGACCACATGGACCGGCTCCTTGCCGCCAGGACCCCTCTGCCCGGCCCGGTCTCCAACATCGCCAGCTGGAACTACCCCATGTCCGTACTGGTCCACGCGATGCTCGTGCAGGCACTGGCCGGCAACGCGGTGATCGCCAAGACGCCCACCGACGGTGGCGTCGCCTGCCTCACCCTGGCCTGCGCACTCGCCGCCCGCGAGGGCATCCCGCTCACCCTCGTCAGCGGGAGCGGCAGCGAACTGTCGGCCCCCCTCGTCCGCTCGCCCGAGATCGGCTGCGTCTCCTTCGTCGGAGGCCGCGACACCGGCGCCCGTATCGCCACCGCGGTCGCCGACCTGGGCAAGCGGCACATCCTCGAACAGGAGGGCCTCAACACCTGGGGCATCTGGAACTACTCGGACTGGCCGTCCCTCACCGCCGTCATTCCGAAGCTCTTCGACTACGGCAAGCAGCGCTGCACGGCCTACCCGCGCTTCGTCGTCCAGCGCACGCTCTTCGCGGACTTCCTGGCCGCCTACCTCCCCGCCGTCCGCGGCCTCCGCACCGGCCACCCCCTCGCGGTGGAGCACCCCACCGATCCGCTGCCCGACCTGGACTTCGGCCCGCTCATCAACGCCGCGAAGGCCAAGGAGCTGGCCGACCAGGTGGCCGAGGCGATCGACAGGGGAGCCGTTCCCCTCCACCACGGCTCCGTCGCGGATGCCCGGTTCCTCCCCGGCCAGGACACCAGCGCCTACCTCCACCCCGTCACGCTGCTCAACCCTCCCTCCTCCTCCCCGCTGCACCACGCGGAACCCTTCGGCCCGGTCGACACGATCGTTCTGGTCGATACGGAGGCGGAGCTCCTGGCGGCCATGAACGCCTCCAACGGGGCGCTGGTGGCCACCCTGTCCACGGACGACCCGGCCACGTACGAGCGACTGGCCCCGCAGATCCGCGCCTTCAAGACCGGACACGGCAAGCCCCGTTCGCGGGGCGACCGCGACGAGCTCTTCGGCGGCTTCGGCGCCTCGTGGCGGGGCGCCTTCGTGGGCGGCGAGCTGCTCGTACGGGCAGTGACCGAGGGCCCGGCGGGGGAGCGGCTGCCCGGCAACTTCCCCGACCACCACCTGATGCCGTGA
- a CDS encoding thiamine pyrophosphate-binding protein: protein MPEDSHDTQNLISGGHLVAKALKAEGVERIYTLCGGHIIDIYDGCVDEGIEVVDVRHEQVAAHAADGYARITGKPGCAVVTAGPGTTDAVTGVANAFRAESPMLLIGGQGAHTQHKMGSLQDLPHVDMMTPITKFAATVPDTARAADMVSMAFRECYHGAPGPSFLEIPRDVLDAKVPVDRARVPEAGQYRASTRAAGDPADIEKLADLLVHAEKPAILLGSQVWTTRATDSATELVRTLNIPAYMNGAGRGTLPPGDPHHFQLSRRYAFSNADLIVIVGTPFDFRMGYGKRLSQDATVVQIDLDYRTVGKNRDIDLGIVGDASLVLKAVTEAASGRLNGGSVKRKAWLDELRAAEQTAIDKRLPQLRSDASPIHPYRLVSEINDFLTEDSIYIGDGGDIVTFSGQVVQPRTPGHWMDPGPLGTLGVGVPFVLAAKQARPDKEVVALFGDGAFSLTGWDFETLVRYKLPFVGIVGNNSSMNQIRYGQKAKYGDERERVGNTLGDVHYDKFAQMLGGYGEEVRDPADIAPALQRARESGLPSLINVWVDPDAYAPGTMNQTMYK from the coding sequence ATGCCTGAGGACAGCCACGACACCCAGAACCTCATCTCCGGTGGGCACTTGGTCGCCAAGGCACTCAAGGCGGAGGGGGTGGAGCGCATCTACACCCTCTGCGGCGGCCACATCATCGACATCTACGACGGCTGCGTCGACGAGGGCATCGAGGTCGTCGACGTACGCCACGAGCAGGTCGCCGCCCACGCAGCCGACGGCTACGCCCGCATCACCGGGAAGCCCGGATGCGCCGTCGTCACCGCGGGGCCGGGGACGACCGATGCCGTCACCGGTGTCGCCAACGCCTTCCGCGCGGAGTCACCGATGCTGCTGATCGGCGGTCAGGGGGCGCACACCCAGCACAAGATGGGCTCGCTCCAGGACCTGCCGCACGTCGACATGATGACGCCGATCACCAAGTTCGCGGCCACCGTGCCGGACACCGCGCGGGCGGCGGACATGGTGTCGATGGCGTTCCGGGAGTGCTACCACGGCGCACCCGGGCCCTCCTTCCTGGAGATCCCCCGCGATGTCCTCGACGCCAAGGTGCCGGTGGACAGGGCGCGGGTGCCCGAGGCCGGGCAGTACCGGGCCTCGACGCGCGCGGCCGGAGACCCGGCCGACATCGAGAAGCTGGCGGATCTCCTCGTCCACGCGGAGAAGCCCGCCATCCTGCTGGGCAGCCAGGTCTGGACGACGCGGGCCACGGACTCGGCCACCGAGCTGGTCCGGACCCTCAACATCCCCGCGTACATGAACGGCGCGGGCCGCGGCACCCTGCCTCCCGGCGACCCGCACCACTTCCAGCTCTCGCGGCGGTACGCGTTCTCCAACGCCGACCTCATCGTCATCGTGGGGACCCCCTTCGACTTCCGCATGGGCTACGGAAAGCGGCTCTCGCAGGACGCGACCGTCGTCCAGATCGACCTCGACTACCGCACGGTGGGCAAGAACCGCGACATCGACCTCGGGATCGTCGGCGATGCCTCACTCGTACTCAAGGCGGTCACGGAGGCGGCGAGCGGGCGCCTCAACGGCGGTTCGGTGAAGCGCAAGGCCTGGCTCGACGAGCTCCGGGCCGCCGAGCAGACGGCGATCGACAAGCGACTGCCCCAGCTCAGGTCGGACGCCTCACCCATCCATCCGTACCGGCTGGTCAGCGAGATCAACGACTTCCTGACCGAGGACTCCATCTACATCGGGGACGGCGGCGACATCGTCACCTTCTCCGGCCAGGTCGTCCAGCCCCGTACACCGGGCCACTGGATGGACCCGGGGCCCCTCGGCACGCTCGGTGTCGGCGTGCCCTTCGTCCTGGCCGCCAAGCAGGCCAGGCCCGACAAGGAGGTCGTGGCGCTCTTCGGCGACGGCGCGTTCTCCCTGACCGGCTGGGACTTCGAGACGCTGGTCCGCTACAAGCTCCCGTTCGTCGGGATCGTCGGCAACAACTCCTCGATGAACCAGATCCGTTACGGCCAGAAGGCCAAGTACGGCGACGAGCGCGAGCGGGTCGGCAACACCCTCGGCGACGTCCACTACGACAAGTTCGCCCAGATGCTCGGCGGTTACGGCGAAGAGGTGCGCGACCCCGCGGACATCGCCCCCGCGCTGCAGCGGGCGCGCGAGTCGGGGCTGCCCTCGCTCATCAACGTCTGGGTCGACCCCGACGCGTACGCCCCCGGAACGATGAACCAGACCATGTACAAGTAG
- the sucC gene encoding ADP-forming succinate--CoA ligase subunit beta — translation MDLYEHQARQLFADHGISVPDAEVVDDPSEARAAAERLGGRVVVKAQVKTGGRGKAGGVKVAADPGAAVVTARQILGMDIKGHRVRTVMLAQPVDIEAEFYVSYVLDRASGTFLAIASAEGGMDIEEVAATRPEAVARIPVDPVEGVTAAKAAEIAEAAALPAATAPVLQALWQVLTQEDALLVEVNPLVRTADGRILALDGKVTLDDNAAFRQSRRGADAADPHGDPLEAAAAAKGLNYVKLDGEVGIIGNGAGLVMSTLDVVAGCGARPANFLDIGGGASARVMADGLTVILSDPSVKSVFVNVFGGITACDAVADGIVQALDSVHLTKPLVVRLDGNNAARGRAILDDRAHPLVQQVTTMDGAADRAARLALGGH, via the coding sequence ATGGATCTGTACGAGCATCAGGCAAGGCAACTCTTCGCGGATCACGGCATATCCGTACCGGACGCAGAGGTCGTGGACGACCCGTCCGAGGCCCGTGCGGCGGCCGAACGGCTCGGTGGCCGCGTCGTCGTCAAGGCACAGGTGAAGACCGGCGGCAGGGGCAAGGCGGGCGGGGTGAAAGTGGCGGCGGACCCCGGGGCCGCCGTCGTCACCGCACGCCAGATCCTCGGCATGGACATCAAGGGCCACCGAGTCCGGACCGTCATGCTCGCCCAACCCGTCGACATCGAGGCGGAGTTCTACGTGAGCTACGTCCTCGACCGGGCCTCGGGAACCTTCCTCGCCATCGCCTCGGCGGAGGGCGGCATGGACATCGAGGAGGTCGCGGCCACCCGTCCCGAGGCGGTGGCCCGAATCCCCGTCGACCCGGTCGAGGGAGTGACGGCGGCCAAGGCCGCGGAGATCGCCGAGGCCGCCGCACTCCCCGCCGCCACAGCCCCCGTACTCCAGGCGCTGTGGCAGGTACTCACCCAGGAGGACGCCCTGCTGGTCGAGGTCAACCCGCTGGTCCGTACCGCGGACGGCCGGATCCTCGCCCTGGACGGAAAGGTGACACTCGACGACAACGCCGCCTTCCGGCAGTCCCGTCGGGGCGCGGACGCCGCAGACCCGCACGGGGACCCGCTGGAGGCAGCTGCCGCAGCCAAGGGCCTCAACTACGTCAAGCTCGACGGCGAGGTCGGCATCATCGGCAACGGCGCCGGACTGGTCATGTCCACCCTCGACGTGGTCGCCGGCTGCGGGGCGCGGCCCGCCAACTTCCTCGACATCGGGGGCGGCGCCTCGGCCCGCGTCATGGCCGATGGCCTCACCGTCATCCTCTCCGACCCGTCGGTGAAGTCCGTTTTCGTCAACGTCTTCGGCGGCATCACCGCCTGCGACGCGGTCGCCGACGGGATCGTCCAGGCGCTGGACTCCGTCCACCTGACGAAACCGCTGGTCGTACGCCTCGACGGCAACAACGCGGCCCGCGGCCGGGCGATCCTCGACGACCGCGCACACCCCCTGGTCCAACAGGTCACGACGATGGACGGCGCAGCAGACCGAGCAGCCCGACTGGCCCTGGGAGGGCACTGA
- a CDS encoding DUF2254 domain-containing protein, whose protein sequence is MTGTYGTSGKSGTTDRTGLTPRVSQPRALASLRERLRDTFWFAPTVGLACAFALWWVLSEVDTKIVTYLKEEEAYEELGDLLSFAEDARLIVTTISAAMMTFIGVVFSISLVAVQMASGQLTPRVVRIFVRSRISKLTLTVFLATFAFSLLVLTSYEGGAAANPRRITSVPVLQSMLTLGMVGLSLLLFIAFVSSTLRLMQVGPVLDRITGEAVRALEHQPGGEHGEALLGPATAWVVYRERAGVVRDVNVARLVRAARRHGVVLRLIPRTGDFLVPGTPLLAVHGGAAPPSRALRHTVGVGVERTVHQDPAFGLRQLSDIALRALSPSVNDPTTAVQCLDRIVQFLSVAVRLPLGQLHHRDRRGAVRLVQEVPGWPDLVDLAFEEIRGHAAGSPQVTRRMLAGLDDLLLLAAEERRKPLLRHRALLVGAVERTVPEAAGRAFALDPDRQGIG, encoded by the coding sequence ATGACTGGCACGTACGGCACGAGTGGCAAGAGCGGCACGACCGATCGCACCGGGCTGACGCCCCGCGTCTCGCAGCCCCGCGCGCTGGCCTCCCTGCGCGAGCGTCTGCGCGACACGTTCTGGTTCGCGCCGACGGTGGGGCTGGCCTGCGCCTTCGCCCTGTGGTGGGTCCTCTCCGAGGTGGACACGAAGATCGTCACCTACCTGAAGGAAGAGGAGGCGTACGAGGAGCTCGGGGACCTCCTCTCCTTCGCCGAGGACGCCAGGCTGATCGTCACGACGATCAGCGCGGCCATGATGACGTTCATCGGGGTCGTCTTCAGCATCTCGCTCGTGGCCGTGCAGATGGCGAGCGGACAGCTCACTCCGCGCGTGGTCCGGATCTTCGTGCGGAGCCGGATCAGCAAGCTCACGCTGACGGTGTTCCTGGCGACGTTCGCGTTCTCGCTGCTGGTCCTGACGTCGTACGAGGGAGGGGCGGCCGCGAATCCGCGGCGGATCACCTCCGTACCGGTGCTGCAGAGCATGCTGACGCTGGGCATGGTCGGCCTGAGCCTGCTGCTGTTCATCGCTTTCGTCTCTTCCACGCTGCGGCTGATGCAGGTCGGCCCCGTCCTCGACCGCATCACGGGTGAGGCGGTCCGGGCCCTGGAGCACCAGCCCGGAGGCGAGCACGGGGAAGCCCTGCTCGGGCCCGCGACGGCGTGGGTCGTGTACCGGGAGCGGGCGGGGGTGGTGAGGGATGTGAATGTGGCCCGGCTGGTGCGGGCCGCGCGCCGGCATGGGGTGGTACTGCGGCTGATCCCGCGGACCGGGGACTTCCTGGTGCCGGGGACGCCGCTGCTGGCCGTGCACGGTGGGGCCGCGCCACCCTCGCGCGCCCTGAGGCACACCGTCGGTGTCGGGGTCGAGCGGACGGTGCACCAGGATCCGGCGTTCGGGCTGCGGCAGTTGTCGGACATCGCCCTGCGTGCCCTGTCGCCGTCCGTGAACGATCCGACCACAGCGGTGCAGTGCCTCGACCGGATCGTGCAGTTCCTCTCGGTCGCCGTGCGCCTGCCGCTCGGGCAGCTGCACCACCGGGACCGGCGGGGTGCTGTGCGGCTCGTCCAGGAGGTGCCGGGGTGGCCGGATCTCGTGGACCTCGCGTTCGAGGAGATCCGGGGGCACGCGGCCGGCAGTCCGCAGGTCACGCGGCGGATGCTGGCCGGCCTCGACGATCTGCTGCTCCTCGCGGCCGAGGAGCGGAGGAAGCCGCTGCTCAGGCACCGTGCGCTCCTGGTGGGGGCGGTGGAGCGGACGGTGCCCGAGGCTGCCGGGCGGGCCTTCGCCCTGGACCCGGACCGTCAGGGGATCGGCTGA
- the frc gene encoding formyl-CoA transferase, with the protein MTKALEGVRVLDMTHVQSGPSATQLLAWLGADVVKLEAPSGDITRKQLRDLPDVDSLYFTMLNCNKRSITLNTKSERGKEILTELIRRSDVMVENFGPGAVDRMGFTWERIQEINPRIVYASIKGFGDGPYTNFKAYEVVAQAMGGSMSTTGFEDGPPLATGAQIGDSGTGVHAVAGILAALFQRENTGRGQRVNVAMQHAVLNLCRVKLRDQQRLAHGPLAEYPNAQDTAEADEVPRSGNASGGGQPGWAVKCAPGGPNDYVYVIVQPVGWKPLSALIGRPELAEDPEWASPESRLPKLGKMFQLIEEWSATLPKWEVLEQLNAHNIPCGPILSTKEIVEDESLAANEMVVRVDHPERGTFTTVGSPLKLSDSPVEILTSPLLGEHNAEVYVGELGLGDEELLLLKTNGVI; encoded by the coding sequence ATGACCAAAGCTCTTGAGGGCGTACGCGTCCTCGACATGACGCACGTACAGTCCGGTCCCTCCGCCACACAGCTGCTCGCCTGGCTCGGTGCGGACGTGGTCAAGCTGGAGGCGCCGAGCGGCGACATCACCCGCAAGCAGTTGCGGGATCTGCCAGACGTCGACTCCCTCTACTTCACGATGCTCAACTGCAACAAGCGGAGCATCACCCTCAACACGAAGAGCGAGCGCGGCAAGGAGATCCTGACCGAGCTCATCCGGCGCAGCGATGTGATGGTCGAGAACTTCGGCCCCGGCGCCGTGGACCGCATGGGGTTCACCTGGGAGAGGATCCAGGAGATCAACCCCCGGATCGTCTATGCCTCCATCAAGGGCTTCGGCGACGGGCCGTACACCAACTTCAAGGCGTACGAGGTCGTCGCGCAGGCCATGGGCGGTTCGATGTCGACCACCGGCTTCGAGGACGGGCCACCGCTCGCCACCGGTGCGCAGATCGGCGACTCGGGCACCGGTGTCCACGCGGTGGCCGGCATCCTCGCCGCGCTGTTCCAGCGGGAGAACACCGGGCGCGGGCAGCGGGTGAACGTGGCGATGCAGCACGCCGTGCTCAACCTCTGCCGGGTGAAGCTGCGTGACCAGCAGCGCCTGGCTCACGGGCCGCTCGCCGAGTACCCCAACGCCCAGGACACCGCCGAGGCCGACGAGGTGCCGCGCAGCGGCAACGCCAGCGGCGGCGGCCAGCCGGGATGGGCGGTGAAGTGCGCACCGGGCGGCCCCAACGACTACGTGTACGTCATCGTGCAGCCCGTCGGCTGGAAGCCCCTGTCCGCGCTGATCGGCAGGCCGGAGCTGGCGGAGGACCCCGAGTGGGCATCGCCGGAGTCCCGGCTGCCGAAGCTCGGAAAGATGTTCCAGCTGATCGAGGAATGGTCGGCCACGCTCCCCAAGTGGGAGGTCCTGGAGCAGCTGAACGCGCACAACATCCCGTGCGGCCCGATCCTCTCCACGAAGGAGATCGTCGAGGACGAGTCCCTGGCCGCCAACGAGATGGTGGTGCGCGTCGACCATCCGGAGCGCGGCACGTTCACCACGGTCGGCAGCCCGCTGAAGCTGTCCGACTCCCCCGTCGAGATCCTCACGTCCCCGCTGCTCGGTGAGCACAACGCCGAGGTGTACGTCGGCGAACTGGGCCTGGGTGACGAGGAACTGCTGCTGCTGAAGACGAACGGAGTCATCTGA
- the sucD gene encoding succinate--CoA ligase subunit alpha, producing the protein MAIFLTKESKVLVQGMTGAEGMKHTRRMLAAGTQIVGGVNPRKAGRTVDFDDRTVPVFGSVREGMDATGADVTVVFVPPPFARAAVIEAADAGIALAVVITEGIPVHDAVAFHAHARSRGTRILGPNCPGVISPGQSNAGIIPADIATKPGRIGLVSKSGTLTYQLMHELRETGFSSAVGIGGDPVIGTTHIDCLTAFENDPDTELIVLIGEIGGDAEERAAAHIAQHITKPVIGYIAGFTAPEGKTMGHAGAIVSGSSGTAAAKKLALEAAGVAVGATPTETARLVEERLRAT; encoded by the coding sequence ATGGCCATCTTCCTCACCAAGGAGAGCAAGGTCCTCGTCCAGGGCATGACCGGTGCCGAGGGCATGAAGCACACCCGGCGGATGCTCGCCGCGGGCACCCAGATCGTCGGGGGCGTCAATCCGCGCAAGGCCGGCCGGACCGTGGACTTCGACGACCGCACGGTCCCGGTCTTCGGATCCGTACGCGAGGGAATGGATGCCACCGGGGCGGACGTCACCGTCGTGTTCGTCCCACCGCCGTTCGCCAGGGCGGCGGTCATCGAGGCGGCCGACGCGGGCATCGCGCTGGCCGTGGTCATCACGGAGGGCATCCCCGTCCACGACGCGGTGGCCTTCCACGCCCACGCGCGCTCACGCGGCACGCGCATCCTCGGGCCCAACTGCCCCGGCGTGATCAGCCCCGGCCAGTCGAACGCGGGCATCATCCCGGCCGACATCGCCACCAAGCCGGGCCGCATCGGCCTGGTCTCCAAGTCGGGCACCCTCACGTACCAGTTGATGCACGAACTCCGCGAGACCGGCTTCTCGTCGGCGGTGGGCATCGGAGGCGACCCGGTGATCGGCACGACGCACATCGACTGCCTGACAGCCTTCGAGAACGACCCCGACACCGAACTGATCGTCCTGATCGGCGAAATCGGCGGCGACGCGGAGGAACGGGCCGCGGCGCACATCGCGCAGCACATCACCAAGCCGGTGATCGGCTACATCGCCGGCTTCACCGCCCCCGAGGGCAAGACGATGGGCCACGCGGGAGCGATCGTCTCGGGCTCCTCGGGTACGGCGGCCGCCAAGAAGCTGGCGCTGGAGGCCGCAGGGGTAGCGGTCGGTGCCACCCCGACGGAAACGGCACGACTGGTGGAGGAACGGCTGCGAGCAACCTGA